One window from the genome of Pantoea vagans encodes:
- a CDS encoding glucose PTS transporter subunit EIIB, with the protein MVSLKSFKQYFSRQPITAEEVEIDNALLERLVGCFGGRDNIQQVDACITRLRVKVTSLKAVDTAGLQKAGAIGVVILGREVHAIFGKQSDQLRQLLEERFFKPE; encoded by the coding sequence ATGGTGAGTCTGAAATCGTTTAAGCAATATTTCAGCCGACAGCCGATAACGGCAGAAGAGGTTGAGATAGACAACGCATTACTGGAGCGGCTTGTCGGGTGTTTTGGCGGACGTGACAATATTCAGCAGGTGGACGCCTGTATAACCCGGCTGCGGGTGAAGGTGACATCGCTGAAAGCCGTAGACACGGCGGGATTGCAGAAAGCCGGGGCGATTGGTGTGGTGATCCTGGGGCGTGAGGTGCATGCGATCTTTGGTAAGCAGTCCGACCAGCTGCGTCAGCTGCTGGAAGAACGTTTCTTTAAACCGGAGTAA
- a CDS encoding LacI family DNA-binding transcriptional regulator, translated as MKSKNATLEDVARHAGVSYQTVSRVLNKSANVSESTRRKVEQAIETLRYVPNRLAQQLVGKQSTTLGLVTTSLALHAPSQVAAAVKRYANAADYQVLIAMIDENVNQSLQDCINELKSQRVDKVIINVPLESSAAEQVVQENDDILCLFLDVDPYSAVFNVSFNPADGTRASVKYLYEQGHREFALLAGPEQSVSANLRLKSWLDTLESYRLKPVSISHGNWDAQSGYNGVLQLLREAPEFSALLVGNDQMALGVLSALHQRGVAVPGQISVIGYDDTYESAFFHPALTTVSLDLDLQGKEAVARLLLASEQDEQRSSSILPAKLVVRNSTGIAGQQQRDLKQIAEQLRLIASRLE; from the coding sequence ATGAAATCAAAAAATGCCACCTTAGAGGATGTCGCCCGTCATGCTGGCGTGTCGTATCAGACGGTATCAAGGGTTCTTAATAAGTCGGCAAACGTCTCGGAATCAACACGTCGCAAGGTGGAACAGGCAATTGAGACGCTGCGCTACGTGCCTAACCGGCTGGCGCAGCAGCTGGTGGGCAAGCAGAGCACAACCCTGGGTCTGGTAACGACGTCGCTGGCGTTGCATGCGCCCTCGCAGGTAGCCGCTGCGGTTAAACGTTATGCGAATGCTGCGGACTACCAGGTGCTGATCGCGATGATTGATGAGAACGTCAATCAAAGTCTGCAGGATTGCATCAATGAGCTGAAGTCTCAGCGGGTGGATAAAGTGATCATTAATGTCCCGCTGGAGAGCAGCGCTGCTGAGCAGGTTGTGCAGGAGAACGACGATATTCTCTGTCTGTTCCTTGATGTTGATCCCTACAGCGCAGTGTTTAACGTTTCGTTTAACCCGGCTGATGGCACCCGTGCCAGCGTTAAATATCTCTATGAGCAGGGGCATCGCGAGTTTGCCCTGCTGGCGGGTCCTGAGCAGTCGGTCTCCGCCAATCTGCGCTTAAAGAGCTGGCTCGACACGCTGGAAAGCTACCGTCTGAAGCCGGTCAGCATCAGCCACGGTAACTGGGATGCGCAGAGTGGTTACAATGGCGTGCTGCAACTGCTGCGTGAAGCGCCGGAGTTCAGTGCGTTGCTGGTGGGCAACGATCAGATGGCGCTGGGCGTGCTGAGTGCGCTGCATCAGCGCGGTGTGGCGGTGCCAGGTCAGATTTCGGTAATTGGCTACGATGACACCTATGAAAGTGCCTTTTTCCATCCGGCGCTGACCACGGTGTCACTTGATCTCGATTTGCAGGGTAAAGAGGCGGTTGCCCGTCTGTTGCTGGCCAGTGAGCAGGATGAGCAGCGTTCCTCCTCAATTCTGCCCGCAAAGCTGGTGGTGCGCAACTCGACCGGTATCGCCGGACAACAGCAGCGAGATTTAAAGCAGATTGCAGAACAGCTGCGGCTGATTGCCAGCCGGCTTGAGTAA
- a CDS encoding glycoside hydrolase family 53 protein has product MMPKTLILALALAWATPLLADEQPVIASAGPWPADFIKGADISSLAELEKQGAKFYNVDNQQQDAIAILKASGINTIRLRLWVDPTDGSGHTYGGGGNDLATTLALAKRVKAAGLKLLLDIHYSDFWTDPGKQFKPKAWQSLTFPQLETRVHDYTRDAIARFKAEGVLPDIVQIGNELNGGMLWPEGKSWGQNGGEFDRLAGLLKAGISGLRENLSDPHQVKIILHLAEGTKNDTFRWWFDEIVKRDVPFDVIGLSMYTYWNGPISALKANMDDISRRYDKDVMVVEAAYGYTLENCDNAENSFQAKEEQAGGYPGTVQGQAAYLHDLIKAVLAVPDHRGKGVVYWEPAWIPAPGNTWATPAGMKYIHDEWKQGNARENQALFDCHGKALPSLQVFH; this is encoded by the coding sequence ATGATGCCCAAAACATTAATTCTCGCCCTGGCGCTGGCCTGGGCGACGCCGCTGCTCGCCGACGAACAGCCTGTCATCGCCTCTGCCGGACCGTGGCCCGCCGATTTTATTAAAGGTGCGGACATCTCTTCGCTGGCTGAACTGGAGAAGCAGGGCGCGAAGTTCTACAACGTGGATAACCAGCAGCAGGATGCTATCGCCATTCTGAAAGCCAGCGGCATCAACACTATCCGGCTGCGGCTGTGGGTCGATCCCACTGACGGCAGCGGTCACACCTACGGCGGTGGCGGCAACGATCTGGCGACTACGCTGGCGCTGGCGAAGCGCGTGAAAGCGGCGGGACTGAAGCTGCTGCTGGATATTCATTACAGCGATTTCTGGACCGATCCCGGCAAGCAGTTCAAGCCCAAAGCCTGGCAGTCGCTGACCTTTCCGCAGCTGGAAACGCGGGTGCATGACTATACCCGCGACGCTATCGCCCGTTTTAAAGCGGAAGGGGTGCTGCCGGATATCGTGCAGATTGGCAACGAGCTTAACGGCGGCATGCTCTGGCCGGAAGGCAAGAGCTGGGGCCAGAACGGCGGCGAGTTTGATCGGCTGGCGGGCCTGCTGAAGGCGGGCATCAGCGGGCTGCGCGAGAACCTCAGCGATCCGCATCAGGTGAAGATCATACTGCATCTGGCTGAGGGTACTAAAAACGATACCTTCCGCTGGTGGTTCGATGAAATCGTTAAGCGTGATGTGCCGTTCGATGTGATTGGCCTGTCGATGTACACCTACTGGAACGGCCCCATCAGCGCCCTGAAAGCCAACATGGATGATATCTCCCGGCGCTATGACAAAGACGTGATGGTGGTGGAAGCCGCCTATGGCTACACGCTGGAAAACTGTGACAACGCCGAGAACAGTTTCCAGGCAAAAGAGGAGCAGGCAGGCGGCTATCCCGGCACGGTACAGGGCCAGGCGGCCTATCTGCATGACCTGATTAAAGCGGTGCTGGCGGTGCCGGACCATCGCGGCAAGGGCGTGGTCTACTGGGAACCGGCGTGGATCCCCGCGCCCGGCAATACCTGGGCTACGCCCGCTGGCATGAAATATATCCACGACGAATGGAAACAGGGTAACGCTCGCGAGAACCAGGCGCTGTTTGACTGTCACGGCAAGGCGCTGCCTTCGCTACAGGTTTTTCATTAA
- a CDS encoding carbohydrate ABC transporter permease → MPVHGITVQDKDQSVAISSDEHLVTAKRPRRHATTGALLALLPGFGQFYHRQWAKGLCFLILLSSFTGVFHDFLREGFWGLYTLGESVPRDNSIFLLAEGIISVLIAAFGVAVWGLSVRDAWVNGVKRDRGQPLNSVRQQYQLLLRDGFPYLMISPGFILLVFVVVFPILFGFAIAFTNYNLYHTPPAKLVDWVGFKNFINIFTLSIWRSTFFDVLQWTVVWTLLATTLQCTVGVMLAILVNQKDLRFKPLIRTIFILPWAVPGFVTILVFAGMFNDSFGVINNAILDFFGIAPKAWMTDPFWTKTALIMMQTWLGFPFVFAMTTGVLQAIPDDLYEAAIMDGASAWTRLKTITLPLVLYAIAPIIITQYTFNFNNFNIIYLFNNGGPAVAGSNAGGTDILVSWIYKLTMSSSQYAIAATITILLSIFVVGLALWQFRATRSFKQDEMA, encoded by the coding sequence ATGCCGGTTCACGGGATAACCGTACAGGATAAGGATCAGAGTGTGGCTATATCTTCCGATGAACATCTGGTGACCGCTAAGCGTCCGCGTCGTCATGCGACGACCGGTGCGTTGCTGGCACTGCTGCCTGGCTTCGGCCAGTTTTATCACCGCCAGTGGGCGAAAGGCCTGTGCTTTCTGATTCTGCTCAGCAGTTTTACCGGCGTCTTCCACGATTTTCTGCGTGAAGGATTCTGGGGGCTATACACGCTGGGTGAATCGGTGCCGCGCGATAACTCCATTTTCCTGCTGGCGGAGGGAATTATCAGCGTGCTGATCGCCGCCTTCGGCGTGGCGGTCTGGGGATTGTCGGTGCGCGATGCCTGGGTCAATGGCGTTAAGCGCGACAGGGGGCAACCGCTTAACAGCGTGCGTCAGCAGTATCAGCTGCTGCTGCGCGACGGCTTCCCCTACCTGATGATTTCGCCGGGCTTTATTCTGCTGGTGTTCGTGGTGGTGTTTCCGATTCTGTTTGGTTTTGCTATCGCCTTCACCAACTACAACCTCTATCACACGCCGCCGGCGAAGCTGGTGGACTGGGTAGGATTCAAAAACTTCATCAACATTTTCACGCTGTCGATCTGGCGCTCCACCTTCTTCGATGTGCTGCAGTGGACGGTGGTCTGGACGCTGCTGGCGACCACGCTGCAGTGCACCGTCGGCGTGATGCTGGCGATTCTGGTCAATCAGAAAGACCTGCGCTTTAAACCGCTGATCCGCACCATCTTTATCCTGCCGTGGGCGGTGCCGGGTTTTGTCACCATTCTGGTGTTTGCCGGGATGTTCAACGACAGCTTTGGGGTGATCAACAACGCGATTCTCGACTTCTTTGGCATCGCGCCGAAAGCCTGGATGACCGATCCGTTCTGGACCAAAACCGCGCTGATTATGATGCAGACCTGGCTCGGCTTCCCGTTTGTCTTTGCGATGACCACCGGGGTGCTGCAGGCGATCCCGGACGACCTCTATGAGGCGGCAATCATGGATGGCGCCAGCGCCTGGACGCGGCTGAAAACCATCACGCTGCCGCTGGTGCTCTACGCCATTGCGCCGATCATTATCACGCAATACACCTTCAACTTTAACAATTTCAATATCATTTATCTGTTTAACAACGGCGGTCCGGCGGTAGCGGGATCGAATGCCGGAGGCACGGATATCCTGGTGTCATGGATCTACAAGCTCACCATGTCGTCGTCGCAATATGCTATCGCCGCCACGATCACCATTCTGCTGTCGATTTTCGTGGTAGGTCTGGCGCTGTGGCAGTTCCGCGCGACCCGGTCGTTTAAACAAGATGAGATGGCGTAA
- a CDS encoding maltoporin translates to METRLRTAAVALAAALTSPTLYAAIDNIDFHGYLRGGVGVSQDGGIEEYQKNKVGRLGNEADTYGEVELGSEVYKKDDVSFYVDTMVSMFSDGSNDNETTFGDDAQFGLRQLNLQIKGLVPGDKDAVIWGGKRYYQRHDLHIIDTKYWNISGSGAGIENYTLGPGAISFAWIRGDANDVDYRVDGDNDVNINYLDLRYAGWKPWNGAWTEFGIDYAMPNTTNKQKEYGGLYDADNGVMLTSEISQDMWGGYQKLVFQYANKGLAQNMISQGGGWYDMWNDTQNATGYRVINTGLLPITDKFSLNQVFTWGSADDVTAQTSKSTLLSLVGRGQYQFTQYVRGIGEVGSFWQKDENKVGSDYKAAGQKYTLALGLAAGPEFMSRPELRLFASYLNDSEDGHSFKDNTSNNNWNFGVQVEAWW, encoded by the coding sequence ATGGAAACAAGGTTACGTACTGCTGCTGTGGCGCTTGCTGCGGCCCTGACCTCCCCGACGCTCTATGCCGCCATCGACAACATCGATTTCCATGGCTATCTGCGTGGTGGCGTTGGCGTCTCACAGGATGGCGGTATTGAAGAGTATCAAAAGAACAAGGTTGGCCGTCTCGGCAATGAAGCCGACACTTATGGCGAGGTTGAGCTGGGCAGCGAAGTCTACAAAAAAGATGATGTCAGTTTTTACGTCGACACCATGGTCAGTATGTTCTCCGACGGCTCAAACGATAACGAAACCACCTTCGGCGACGATGCGCAGTTTGGCCTGCGTCAGCTCAACCTGCAGATCAAAGGCCTGGTGCCGGGTGATAAAGATGCGGTGATCTGGGGCGGTAAACGCTACTACCAGCGTCACGATTTGCACATCATTGATACCAAGTACTGGAACATCTCGGGTTCAGGTGCCGGTATTGAAAACTACACGCTCGGTCCGGGCGCTATCTCCTTTGCCTGGATTCGTGGCGATGCGAATGACGTGGATTACCGTGTCGATGGCGACAACGACGTCAACATTAACTACCTCGATCTTCGCTATGCCGGCTGGAAACCCTGGAACGGTGCCTGGACCGAGTTTGGTATCGATTACGCCATGCCAAACACCACCAACAAACAGAAAGAATATGGTGGCCTCTATGACGCAGATAACGGCGTCATGCTCACCAGTGAAATCAGTCAGGACATGTGGGGCGGCTACCAGAAACTGGTGTTCCAGTACGCCAACAAAGGTCTGGCGCAGAACATGATTTCGCAGGGCGGCGGATGGTATGACATGTGGAATGATACTCAAAACGCCACTGGCTACCGCGTGATTAACACCGGTCTGCTCCCAATCACCGATAAGTTCTCCCTGAATCAGGTCTTTACCTGGGGATCGGCGGACGATGTCACCGCGCAGACCAGCAAAAGCACCCTGCTGTCACTGGTGGGTCGTGGTCAGTATCAGTTTACGCAGTATGTTCGCGGCATCGGTGAAGTTGGTAGCTTCTGGCAGAAAGATGAAAACAAAGTGGGCAGCGACTACAAAGCGGCGGGACAGAAATATACGCTGGCGCTGGGTCTGGCAGCCGGTCCCGAATTTATGTCTCGTCCTGAACTGCGACTGTTTGCCTCTTACCTGAATGACTCAGAGGATGGACACAGCTTTAAAGACAACACCAGTAATAATAACTGGAACTTCGGCGTACAGGTCGAAGCCTGGTGGTAA
- a CDS encoding sensor domain-containing diguanylate cyclase, producing the protein MNPMIKPSFTAVWSTDARGICIASQESPAGLMPELKGVTLSSWLRLAQADDDAKIALQLTAALELLTPFHIEVPIHCLDGQTRRVLVSGLPDCQPGTSHLQYNGFILDVTGQRKALEDALRTAAEYRLLIENSTDLIAHCDAEGRYVSISPSYSEIIGWTTEEVVGQLVVDFLHPDDRELATEALGCIFSGGVLPDVVEVRKLHRDGHYISLGTKACGVINPNSGKNIGAVLVSRDITRDKERMRNLEKLATLDTLTGLHNRAWINEKVEFMLAQADDQAYTTVMFIDLNGFKAVNDLMGHATGDALLQQVSERLRHCMRPGDSVARLGGDEFVVAAKCSNHEAASAIALRIIDSLQAPFAIDNMDVRIGAAIGISLARFGTATAKMLFENADKAMYQAKARRDGSYQFFEPAAE; encoded by the coding sequence ATGAACCCAATGATCAAACCTTCTTTTACCGCTGTTTGGTCTACGGATGCCCGGGGGATCTGCATCGCCAGTCAGGAGAGTCCTGCGGGTCTGATGCCTGAACTTAAGGGCGTGACGCTGAGTTCATGGCTGAGACTGGCGCAGGCTGACGACGATGCAAAGATCGCGCTGCAACTGACTGCAGCCCTGGAATTGCTGACGCCTTTCCATATTGAAGTGCCGATCCATTGTCTGGATGGCCAGACGCGCCGGGTCCTTGTTTCCGGCCTGCCGGATTGCCAGCCTGGCACCTCCCATCTGCAGTACAACGGCTTTATTCTGGATGTGACCGGGCAGCGTAAAGCCCTGGAAGATGCGCTGCGCACGGCGGCGGAGTATCGCCTTCTGATTGAAAACAGTACCGATCTGATTGCCCATTGTGACGCGGAAGGCAGATACGTATCAATCTCTCCCTCTTACAGCGAAATCATAGGCTGGACCACCGAAGAGGTTGTGGGGCAACTGGTGGTGGATTTCCTGCACCCGGATGACCGCGAATTAGCCACCGAAGCGCTGGGATGTATCTTCAGCGGCGGGGTACTGCCGGATGTTGTTGAGGTTCGCAAACTGCATCGCGACGGCCATTACATCTCACTGGGTACCAAAGCCTGTGGCGTCATCAATCCTAATTCAGGAAAAAATATTGGTGCCGTGCTGGTATCGCGCGATATCACGCGGGACAAAGAACGGATGCGTAATCTTGAGAAGCTGGCAACCCTGGACACGCTGACCGGGCTGCACAATCGTGCCTGGATTAACGAGAAGGTGGAATTCATGCTGGCGCAGGCAGACGATCAGGCCTACACCACGGTGATGTTTATCGATTTGAATGGCTTCAAGGCGGTGAACGACCTGATGGGTCACGCGACTGGCGATGCCCTGCTGCAACAGGTCAGTGAACGACTGCGACACTGTATGCGTCCGGGCGATTCAGTGGCGCGCCTGGGTGGCGATGAGTTTGTCGTGGCTGCTAAGTGCAGCAATCACGAAGCCGCGTCCGCGATTGCCCTGCGGATTATTGACAGTCTGCAGGCACCTTTCGCCATCGATAATATGGATGTACGCATCGGCGCGGCGATTGGTATCAGCCTTGCCCGCTTCGGGACAGCAACGGCCAAAATGTTATTCGAAAACGCAGATAAGGCGATGTACCAGGCTAAAGCACGACGTGATGGTTCTTATCAGTTTTTTGAGCCAGCAGCGGAGTAG
- a CDS encoding extracellular solute-binding protein has protein sequence MKIKISVTLLLSAMMLNQSVWAAQQLTVWEDIKKSDGIKTAIADFQKQYGVEVKVQEMPFAQQIEKLRLDGPAGIGPDVLVIPNDQLGSAVVQGLLAPLKIDAAEQSAYTPSAMAAFTQNNVVYGVPKAVETLVLIYNKDLLPAPLKTLDEYRAFSQKQREAKQYGLLAKFDQIYYSWGVMAPMGSYIFGKDAKGVINTQDIGLNTPGSVEAVTYLKRFFSEGLLPGGIMGDNGLNAIDSLFTEKKAAAVINGPWAFQPYQAAGINYGVAPLPLLPNGKPMSSFLGVKGYVVSTWSKDQALAQKFLTFINQPQYVKERYQKTQEIPPVTALMNDPIIQDDEKANAVAVQAARASAMPGVPEMQEVWGPANAALELSVSGKQEPKAALDNAVKQITMQIEAMQASNQ, from the coding sequence ATGAAAATCAAAATCAGCGTTACGCTACTTCTGTCAGCCATGATGCTTAATCAATCCGTCTGGGCCGCTCAGCAACTCACCGTCTGGGAAGACATTAAAAAATCGGACGGCATCAAAACGGCGATCGCCGATTTTCAGAAACAGTACGGCGTTGAAGTGAAAGTGCAGGAGATGCCCTTTGCGCAGCAGATTGAGAAGCTGCGTCTGGATGGTCCGGCAGGTATCGGCCCGGATGTGCTGGTGATCCCCAACGACCAGCTCGGCAGTGCGGTGGTGCAGGGCTTGCTGGCTCCGCTGAAAATCGATGCGGCAGAGCAGAGCGCTTATACGCCTTCGGCAATGGCCGCGTTTACACAGAATAACGTGGTCTACGGCGTGCCTAAGGCGGTTGAAACCCTGGTGCTGATCTACAACAAAGATCTGCTGCCCGCGCCGCTTAAAACTTTGGATGAGTATCGCGCGTTCTCGCAGAAGCAGCGCGAGGCAAAACAGTATGGCCTGCTGGCGAAGTTCGACCAGATCTACTACAGCTGGGGCGTGATGGCACCAATGGGGTCTTACATTTTTGGTAAAGACGCAAAAGGCGTGATTAACACGCAGGATATCGGGCTGAACACCCCAGGCAGCGTGGAGGCGGTGACGTACCTTAAGCGCTTCTTCAGCGAAGGATTGCTGCCTGGCGGCATCATGGGCGACAACGGCCTTAACGCTATCGACTCGCTGTTTACCGAGAAGAAAGCGGCGGCGGTGATCAACGGGCCGTGGGCGTTCCAGCCCTATCAGGCGGCCGGGATCAACTACGGCGTGGCGCCCCTGCCACTGCTGCCAAACGGCAAGCCGATGAGCTCCTTCCTGGGCGTTAAAGGCTATGTGGTATCGACCTGGAGCAAAGATCAGGCGCTGGCACAGAAGTTCCTTACCTTTATCAACCAGCCGCAGTACGTGAAAGAGCGCTACCAGAAAACTCAGGAGATCCCACCGGTTACTGCGCTGATGAACGATCCGATTATCCAAGATGATGAGAAAGCCAACGCGGTCGCGGTGCAGGCGGCGCGCGCCTCAGCCATGCCGGGTGTGCCAGAGATGCAGGAAGTCTGGGGCCCGGCCAATGCGGCGCTGGAGCTGAGCGTTTCCGGCAAGCAGGAGCCAAAAGCGGCGCTGGATAACGCGGTGAAACAGATCACCATGCAGATTGAAGCGATGCAGGCCAGCAACCAGTAA
- a CDS encoding beta-galactosidase — protein MNKFPPLSARVNRLLHGADYNPEQWAHQPGIIDDDVAMMKQANCNVMSVGIFSWAKLEPEEGRYEFGWLDEVIDTLWLQGISVFLATPSGARPAWMSQAYPEVLRVGRDRVPALHGGRHNHCMTSPVYRQKVQAMNSRLAARYAHHPAVVGWHISNEYGGECHCDRCQQAFRGWLQRRYETLETLNLAWWSDFWSHTYTDWSQIASPAPQGEMSIHGLNLDWRRFMTDQVTDFCREEIKPLKQANPDLPATTNFMEYFYDYDYWKLAPALDFISWDSYPMWHNEKDETTLACYTAMYHDLMRTLKQGKPFVLMESTPGSTNWQPTSKLKKPGMHILSSLQAVAHGADAVQYFQWRKSRGSVEKFHGAVVDHVGHIDTRTGREVSELGRMLAAMTPVMGSRVEARVAIIFDWESRWAMDNAQGPRNLGLHYERTVNEHYRAFWEQGVAADVINGDSDLSGYDLVIAPMLYMVRDGFAARAEAHVERGGHFVASYWSGIVNESDLCYLGGFPGPLRPLLGIWSEEIDSLTDEECNGVRGVRGNELGLSGPYQARELCEHIHLEGATALASYESDFYAGTPAVTVNRVGQGKAWYIASRNDLPFHRDFYGALIKQLGLPRALASDLPPGVVVQRRTDGEQAFLFVQNFTAQVQQVSLPAGLSDLVDGSGVGESLTLGPWGCRVLSVPLE, from the coding sequence ATGAATAAATTTCCCCCGCTGAGCGCCCGGGTTAACCGGCTGCTGCATGGTGCTGACTACAATCCGGAACAGTGGGCGCACCAGCCGGGCATTATTGATGACGACGTCGCGATGATGAAGCAGGCGAACTGTAACGTGATGTCAGTGGGTATTTTCAGCTGGGCGAAGCTGGAGCCGGAAGAGGGGCGCTATGAGTTTGGCTGGCTGGATGAGGTAATCGATACGCTGTGGCTGCAGGGGATTTCCGTGTTTCTCGCCACACCGAGCGGGGCCAGGCCTGCCTGGATGTCGCAGGCGTATCCGGAGGTGTTGCGCGTGGGGCGGGATCGCGTTCCCGCCCTGCACGGTGGCCGTCATAATCACTGTATGACCTCGCCGGTTTATCGCCAGAAAGTGCAGGCGATGAATAGCCGCCTGGCCGCGCGTTATGCGCATCATCCGGCGGTGGTCGGCTGGCATATCTCTAATGAGTATGGTGGTGAGTGTCATTGCGATCGCTGTCAGCAGGCCTTTCGCGGCTGGCTGCAGCGTCGCTATGAGACGCTGGAGACGCTGAATCTCGCCTGGTGGAGTGATTTCTGGAGTCATACCTACACAGACTGGTCACAGATTGCGTCGCCTGCACCGCAGGGCGAGATGTCGATTCATGGTCTGAATCTGGACTGGCGGCGGTTTATGACCGATCAGGTCACTGACTTCTGTCGTGAGGAGATTAAGCCGCTGAAACAGGCGAATCCCGATCTGCCCGCGACCACCAATTTCATGGAGTATTTCTACGACTACGATTACTGGAAGCTGGCACCGGCGCTGGATTTCATCTCCTGGGACAGCTACCCGATGTGGCACAACGAGAAGGATGAGACCACGCTCGCCTGTTACACCGCGATGTACCACGATTTGATGCGCACCCTGAAGCAGGGTAAACCGTTTGTATTGATGGAATCGACGCCGGGCTCAACGAACTGGCAGCCAACCAGTAAGCTGAAGAAGCCGGGGATGCATATTCTCTCTTCACTGCAGGCAGTGGCGCATGGTGCGGACGCGGTGCAGTATTTCCAGTGGCGCAAGAGTCGGGGGTCGGTCGAGAAGTTTCACGGCGCGGTGGTCGATCATGTCGGTCATATCGATACGCGAACCGGGCGTGAAGTGAGTGAGCTGGGCCGGATGCTGGCAGCGATGACGCCGGTGATGGGCAGTCGGGTTGAGGCGCGCGTCGCGATTATTTTCGACTGGGAGAGTCGCTGGGCGATGGATAATGCGCAGGGTCCACGCAATCTTGGTCTGCATTATGAGCGTACGGTGAACGAGCACTACCGGGCTTTCTGGGAGCAGGGCGTTGCGGCAGATGTGATTAACGGCGATAGCGATCTCAGCGGTTACGATTTGGTAATAGCGCCGATGCTGTATATGGTGCGCGACGGTTTTGCGGCGCGAGCAGAAGCGCATGTTGAGCGGGGCGGGCATTTTGTGGCCAGCTACTGGAGCGGCATCGTGAATGAGAGCGATCTCTGTTATCTGGGAGGATTCCCGGGTCCGCTGCGGCCGCTGCTCGGCATCTGGTCAGAAGAGATCGACAGTCTGACGGATGAGGAGTGTAACGGCGTGCGCGGGGTACGCGGCAATGAGCTGGGTCTGAGCGGGCCATATCAGGCGCGGGAGCTTTGCGAGCATATTCATCTCGAAGGGGCCACGGCGCTGGCCAGTTACGAGAGTGATTTTTATGCCGGAACCCCGGCGGTGACGGTGAATCGGGTCGGTCAGGGTAAAGCCTGGTATATCGCGTCGCGTAATGATCTGCCGTTCCATCGGGATTTTTATGGTGCGTTGATTAAGCAGCTGGGATTGCCGCGTGCGCTGGCGAGTGATTTGCCGCCGGGCGTGGTGGTGCAGCGCCGTACCGATGGCGAGCAGGCGTTTCTGTTTGTGCAGAACTTTACAGCGCAGGTGCAGCAGGTGTCGTTGCCTGCCGGGCTGAGTGATTTGGTCGATGGCTCGGGTGTGGGGGAGTCGCTGACGCTGGGGCCGTGGGGATGTCGGGTTTTGAGTGTGCCGCTGGAGTAG
- a CDS encoding sugar ABC transporter permease, giving the protein MAKSGSIKRERWIRLSLTWLVVLAVSTIIIYPLVWTVGASLNAGNSLLSSSIIPENASLQHYRDLFNGTVPYLTWYWNSMKISFLTMVLTLISVSCTAYAFSRFRFKGRQNGLMLFLLLQMIPQFSALIAIFVLSQLLGLINSHLALVLIYVGGMIPMNTYLMKGYLDSIPKDLDESARMDGAGNFRIFIEIIMPLSKPILAVVALFSFTGPLGDFILSSTILRTPEQFTLPIGLYNLVSQKMGASYTTYAAGAVLIAVPVAVFYLALQKYFVSGLASGSTKG; this is encoded by the coding sequence ATGGCGAAGTCCGGCAGTATTAAACGCGAAAGGTGGATACGCCTGTCGCTGACCTGGCTGGTGGTGCTGGCCGTCTCGACCATCATCATTTATCCGCTGGTCTGGACGGTAGGGGCATCACTGAATGCGGGCAACAGTCTGCTCAGCAGTTCGATCATTCCGGAGAATGCGTCGCTACAGCATTATCGCGACCTGTTCAACGGCACGGTGCCTTACCTGACCTGGTACTGGAATTCGATGAAAATCAGTTTCCTGACCATGGTACTGACGCTCATCAGCGTCAGCTGTACCGCCTATGCCTTTTCCCGTTTTCGGTTTAAGGGACGGCAGAACGGACTGATGCTGTTTCTGCTGCTGCAGATGATCCCGCAGTTTTCGGCGCTTATCGCGATCTTCGTCCTGTCGCAGCTGCTGGGATTAATCAACAGCCACCTGGCGCTGGTGCTGATCTATGTCGGCGGGATGATCCCGATGAACACCTATCTGATGAAGGGCTATCTCGATTCGATTCCCAAAGATCTGGATGAGTCAGCGCGCATGGATGGCGCGGGCAATTTCCGCATCTTTATTGAGATCATCATGCCGCTGTCGAAGCCGATTCTGGCCGTCGTTGCGCTCTTCTCGTTCACGGGGCCGCTGGGCGATTTCATTCTCTCCAGCACCATTCTGCGCACGCCGGAACAGTTTACGCTGCCGATTGGCCTCTACAACCTCGTGTCGCAGAAAATGGGTGCCAGTTACACCACCTATGCGGCCGGAGCCGTGCTGATCGCTGTGCCGGTAGCCGTGTTCTATCTGGCGCTGCAGAAATACTTCGTCTCCGGCCTGGCTTCAGGCAGTACTAAAGGATAA